In one window of Henckelia pumila isolate YLH828 chromosome 1, ASM3356847v2, whole genome shotgun sequence DNA:
- the LOC140874965 gene encoding 2-methylene-furan-3-one reductase-like isoform X1, translating to MDSIFSPTAVQWRSPVPLHSSLTKLPLPLVTSQITIQKYSIKPAQKPIAASRKLRILAASPSAEASTTAASSSSSVPSEMKAWTYSEYGGVDVLKFESNVAVPEVMEDQVLIKVAAAALNPVDFKRRLGKFQATDSPLPTVPGYDVAGVVVKVGSQVKGLKEGDQVYGDINEKPLTGPKQFGSLAEYTAVEEKLLALKPKNLDFAEAACLPLAIETAYEGLLKAGFSEGKSVLVLGGAGGVGSLAIQQVAKHVFGASKIAATSSTSKLELLKSLGADLAIDYTKENFEDRPEKYDVVYDAVGQGDRAAKVVKDGGSVVVLTGAVTPPGFRFVVTSNGEYLKDLNPYLESGKVKPILDPEGPFPFDKVNEAFSYLETNRATGKVVIYPIQ from the exons ATGGATTCTATCTTCTCTCCTACCGCTGTCCAATGGAGGTCACCAGTACCTCTCCACTCTTCATTAACCAAACTTCCACTTCCACTTGTCACCTCCCAAATTACCATTCAAAAATACTCTATAAAACCAGCCCAAAAACCCATTGCTGCTTCACGAAAACTAAGAATACTCGCAGCTTCTCCATCTGCAGAAGCCTCAACTACTgctgcttcttcttcttcctcagtTCCGTCTGAAATGAAGGCCTGGACATACAGtgagtatgggggtgttgatgtGTTGAAATTTGAGTCCAATGTTGCCGTGCCTGAGGTCATGGAAGATCAGGTTCTGATTAAAGTGGCCGCTGCCGCGCTTAACCCTGTTGATTTCAAAAGGAGATTAGGGAAATTTCAGGCCACCGATTCACCTCTTCCT ACTGTTCCAGGCTATGATGTTGCGGGCGTTGTGGTTAAAGTTGGAAGTCAAGTGAAGGGTCTGAAGGAAGGGGACCAAGTGTACGGGGACATCAATGAGAAACCACTGActggaccaaaacagttcgggtCATTAGCGGAATACACTGCGGTCGAGGAGAAATTATTGGCCCTGAAGCCTAAGAATCTTGATTTCGCGGAGGCGGCCTGTCTCCCTCTTGCAATTGAGACGGCATACGAAGGCCTTCTAAAGGCTGGTTTTTCTGAGGGCAAATCCGTTCTTGTTCTCGGCGGAGCTGGTGGCGTTGGATCCCTTGCCATTCAG CAGGTTGCAAAACATGTGTTTGGCGCATCAAAGATAGCTGCCACTTCCAGCACATCAAAACTTGAACTTCTGAAAAGCTTGGGTGCTGACTTGGCTATCGACTACACTAAAGAGAACTTCGAAGACAGGCCGGAGAAATATGATGTAGTTTATGATGCAGTCG GACAAGGCGACAGGGCAGCGAAGGTAGTGAAGGACGGCGGGAGTGTAGTTGTCCTAACGGGTGCTGTCACCCCACCAGGCTTCAGGTTCGTGGTGACTTCGAATGGAGAATATTTAAAGGATCTGAATCCATATCTGGAGAGTGGCAAGGTGAAGCCGATACTCGATCCCGAGGGACCCTTCCCTTTCGACAAGGTTAACGAAGCTTTCTCGTACTTGGAAACGAACCGAGCCACTGGTAAGGTGGTCATATACCCGATTCAGTGA
- the LOC140882437 gene encoding uncharacterized protein isoform X2, translating to MDEIQSTRMSTDDSNKKSFGLPNLTGFDVYSLVSNFPKKACEYVELHFKPFKRDDYSNILQFPKMNNKELSTSLLNLEKQLYAWKENPKWVDHPPEIEVTVPKGSLCNLVMKVNVGLPPDAVYNIVTDPDNKRVFKNIKEVISRKVLLEEGSRQLVEVEQAALWRFLWWSGTISVHVLVDQNREDHTMKFKQIKSGFMQRFEGCWKMEPIYVDEHLCHPLKPKSLKDYISCTKGRGRIGSKLHLEQLIQPSIVPPPPISWYLRGITTKTTEMLINDLLAEAARIRQDPSSQVEGLDLFDGKTGEYGVDGLCNIKERWVLRRKNLKRRCQRRLLCS from the exons ATGGATGAAATTCAATCGACAAGAATGAGCACAGATGACTCAAACAAGAAAAGCTTTGGGCTTCCTAATTTGACCGGTTTTGATGTATATAGCTTGGTCTCAAACTTCCCTAAGAAAGCGTGTGAGTATGTTGAG CTGCATTTCAAACCATTTAAGAGAGATGACTATTCAAATATCTTACAATTTCCTAAGATGAACAACAAAGAGTTATCTACTTCACTGTTGAATTTAGAAAAACAACTGTATGCATGGAAAGAGAATCCAAAGTGGGTCGATCATCCTCCAGAAATAGAG GTTACGGTACCTAAGGGTTCACTTTGCAACCTAGTTATGAAAGTCAATGTTGGGTTGCCACCAGATGCGGTTTATAACATTGTCACAGATCCTGATAACAAAAGAGTTTTCAAGAATATTAAG GAAGTAATATCAAGAAAAGTTCTACTTGAAGAAGGATCGAGGCAATTAGTGGAAGTGGAGCAAGCAGCACTTTGGCGATTCCTTTGGTGGTCTGGGACTATCTCTGTTCATGTTTTAGTTGATCAGAACAGAGAAGATCACACT ATGAAATTCAAACAAATAAAGTCAGGATTCATGCAAAGATTCGAAGGTTGCTGGAAAATGGAACCTATATATGTTGACGAACACTTGTGCCACCCGTTAAAGCCCAAGTCTCTGAAAGATTACATCTCTTGCACTAAAGGAAGGGGAAGAATCGGCTCAAAGTTGCACTTGGAACAACTCATACAGCCATCCATCGTTCCACCCCCTCCTATTTCTTGGTATCTCAGAGGAATTACTACAAAGACTACAGAAATGTTGATTAATGACTTGCTTGCTGAAGCTGCCAGAATCAGGCAAGATCCTTCTTCGCAGGTTGAGGGCTTGGATTTGTTTGATGGAAAAACTGGTGAATATGGAGTTGATGGTCTGTGTAATATCAAGGAGAGATGGGTGCTGAGAAGAAAAAATTTGAAACGACGTTGTCAGAGAAGGTTGTTATGCAGTTAA
- the LOC140874965 gene encoding 2-methylene-furan-3-one reductase-like isoform X2, with product MDSIFSPTAVQWRSPVPLHSSLTKLPLPLVTSQITIQKYSIKPAQKPIAASRKLRILAASPSAEASTTAASSSSSVPSEMKAWTYSEYGGVDVLKFESNVAVPEVMEDQVLIKVAAAALNPVDFKRRLGKFQATDSPLPTVPGYDVAGVVVKVGSQVKGLKEGDQVYGDINEKPLTGPKQFGSLAEYTAVEEKLLALKPKNLDFAEAACLPLAIETAYEGLLKAGFSEGKSVLVLGGAGGVGSLAIQVAKHVFGASKIAATSSTSKLELLKSLGADLAIDYTKENFEDRPEKYDVVYDAVGQGDRAAKVVKDGGSVVVLTGAVTPPGFRFVVTSNGEYLKDLNPYLESGKVKPILDPEGPFPFDKVNEAFSYLETNRATGKVVIYPIQ from the exons ATGGATTCTATCTTCTCTCCTACCGCTGTCCAATGGAGGTCACCAGTACCTCTCCACTCTTCATTAACCAAACTTCCACTTCCACTTGTCACCTCCCAAATTACCATTCAAAAATACTCTATAAAACCAGCCCAAAAACCCATTGCTGCTTCACGAAAACTAAGAATACTCGCAGCTTCTCCATCTGCAGAAGCCTCAACTACTgctgcttcttcttcttcctcagtTCCGTCTGAAATGAAGGCCTGGACATACAGtgagtatgggggtgttgatgtGTTGAAATTTGAGTCCAATGTTGCCGTGCCTGAGGTCATGGAAGATCAGGTTCTGATTAAAGTGGCCGCTGCCGCGCTTAACCCTGTTGATTTCAAAAGGAGATTAGGGAAATTTCAGGCCACCGATTCACCTCTTCCT ACTGTTCCAGGCTATGATGTTGCGGGCGTTGTGGTTAAAGTTGGAAGTCAAGTGAAGGGTCTGAAGGAAGGGGACCAAGTGTACGGGGACATCAATGAGAAACCACTGActggaccaaaacagttcgggtCATTAGCGGAATACACTGCGGTCGAGGAGAAATTATTGGCCCTGAAGCCTAAGAATCTTGATTTCGCGGAGGCGGCCTGTCTCCCTCTTGCAATTGAGACGGCATACGAAGGCCTTCTAAAGGCTGGTTTTTCTGAGGGCAAATCCGTTCTTGTTCTCGGCGGAGCTGGTGGCGTTGGATCCCTTGCCATTCAG GTTGCAAAACATGTGTTTGGCGCATCAAAGATAGCTGCCACTTCCAGCACATCAAAACTTGAACTTCTGAAAAGCTTGGGTGCTGACTTGGCTATCGACTACACTAAAGAGAACTTCGAAGACAGGCCGGAGAAATATGATGTAGTTTATGATGCAGTCG GACAAGGCGACAGGGCAGCGAAGGTAGTGAAGGACGGCGGGAGTGTAGTTGTCCTAACGGGTGCTGTCACCCCACCAGGCTTCAGGTTCGTGGTGACTTCGAATGGAGAATATTTAAAGGATCTGAATCCATATCTGGAGAGTGGCAAGGTGAAGCCGATACTCGATCCCGAGGGACCCTTCCCTTTCGACAAGGTTAACGAAGCTTTCTCGTACTTGGAAACGAACCGAGCCACTGGTAAGGTGGTCATATACCCGATTCAGTGA
- the LOC140882437 gene encoding uncharacterized protein isoform X1 — translation MVTLLQVVMDEIQSTRMSTDDSNKKSFGLPNLTGFDVYSLVSNFPKKACEYVELHFKPFKRDDYSNILQFPKMNNKELSTSLLNLEKQLYAWKENPKWVDHPPEIEVTVPKGSLCNLVMKVNVGLPPDAVYNIVTDPDNKRVFKNIKEVISRKVLLEEGSRQLVEVEQAALWRFLWWSGTISVHVLVDQNREDHTMKFKQIKSGFMQRFEGCWKMEPIYVDEHLCHPLKPKSLKDYISCTKGRGRIGSKLHLEQLIQPSIVPPPPISWYLRGITTKTTEMLINDLLAEAARIRQDPSSQVEGLDLFDGKTGEYGVDGLCNIKERWVLRRKNLKRRCQRRLLCS, via the exons ATGGTAACACTCTTACAGGTAGTGATGGATGAAATTCAATCGACAAGAATGAGCACAGATGACTCAAACAAGAAAAGCTTTGGGCTTCCTAATTTGACCGGTTTTGATGTATATAGCTTGGTCTCAAACTTCCCTAAGAAAGCGTGTGAGTATGTTGAG CTGCATTTCAAACCATTTAAGAGAGATGACTATTCAAATATCTTACAATTTCCTAAGATGAACAACAAAGAGTTATCTACTTCACTGTTGAATTTAGAAAAACAACTGTATGCATGGAAAGAGAATCCAAAGTGGGTCGATCATCCTCCAGAAATAGAG GTTACGGTACCTAAGGGTTCACTTTGCAACCTAGTTATGAAAGTCAATGTTGGGTTGCCACCAGATGCGGTTTATAACATTGTCACAGATCCTGATAACAAAAGAGTTTTCAAGAATATTAAG GAAGTAATATCAAGAAAAGTTCTACTTGAAGAAGGATCGAGGCAATTAGTGGAAGTGGAGCAAGCAGCACTTTGGCGATTCCTTTGGTGGTCTGGGACTATCTCTGTTCATGTTTTAGTTGATCAGAACAGAGAAGATCACACT ATGAAATTCAAACAAATAAAGTCAGGATTCATGCAAAGATTCGAAGGTTGCTGGAAAATGGAACCTATATATGTTGACGAACACTTGTGCCACCCGTTAAAGCCCAAGTCTCTGAAAGATTACATCTCTTGCACTAAAGGAAGGGGAAGAATCGGCTCAAAGTTGCACTTGGAACAACTCATACAGCCATCCATCGTTCCACCCCCTCCTATTTCTTGGTATCTCAGAGGAATTACTACAAAGACTACAGAAATGTTGATTAATGACTTGCTTGCTGAAGCTGCCAGAATCAGGCAAGATCCTTCTTCGCAGGTTGAGGGCTTGGATTTGTTTGATGGAAAAACTGGTGAATATGGAGTTGATGGTCTGTGTAATATCAAGGAGAGATGGGTGCTGAGAAGAAAAAATTTGAAACGACGTTGTCAGAGAAGGTTGTTATGCAGTTAA